Part of the Gemmatimonadota bacterium genome, AACGGGGCGCGGCCCGCTCCGGCTAGGGACGGCGCGCACCCGCGGGGCGGGCACCGCGCAGACGTCGGGCCAGCGGGGGCAGCGCGCCCAGCGCCACGAGCAGCACTCCGGCGAGCAGCGCACGAATCCAGGCCTCCCGAGAGGCTTCCCGCGAGCCCTGCAGCAAGGCGTCTGCGAAGAACGTGTAGATCGCGGTGGCCGGGAGGCCGCCCACCAGCGTGGCGAGGCCATAGCGGGACCACGGCATGCCGGCCAGTCCTCCCGCGTAGTTCACGACGGCGAACGGAAAGAGCGGGACGAGCCGCATGGTGAGAACCGCGACAAACCCATGCGCCTCGGTTGCACGGTCCAGCGCCTCGCGCCGGTCGCCGACCAAGCGCAGCAGGCCGTCGCGCCCGAGCCCGCGAGCCAGATAGAACGCCAGGGTGGCGC contains:
- a CDS encoding TVP38/TMEM64 family protein, which produces MDLGGRPPGLGRLLALVTLLLAVAAGARLLPLGDLLSAPGVLSIVGSARDSWWGPSAFVAAYALSTAVALPATAFTLAGGALYGFGWGLLWNSLGANLGATLAFYLARGLGRDGLLRLVGDRREALDRATEAHGFVAVLTMRLVPLFPFAVVNYAGGLAGMPWSRYGLATLVGGLPATAIYTFFADALLQGSREASREAWIRALLAGVLLVALGALPPLARRLRGARPAGARRP